The stretch of DNA AACTAGACGAACATGGCGGTAGCAGGTCTCCCGGAACTGATCGGGTTCGGGGGGTTCGACAGCCCCCGCTGTCAGAATAGTTGGAACCTGAATTGCTGTTAGAGTTTGAACCCTGACGGGGGCAGAGAGAAGATTCCGATGAAGTATTCTGAAGAGCGTAAGGAAGCGATCCTGAAGCAGTTGCTAGCACCGCACAATCGCACAGTGGTGGAAGTGGCCAAGGCAGAAGGCATATCCGAAGCGACCATATACAACTG from Robbsia betulipollinis encodes:
- a CDS encoding transposase, whose protein sequence is MKYSEERKEAILKQLLAPHNRTVVEVAKAEGISEATIYNWRNAARGRGRLLPGNAPDSESWSSQDKFNAVLESA